From one Desmodus rotundus isolate HL8 chromosome X, HLdesRot8A.1, whole genome shotgun sequence genomic stretch:
- the PRDX4 gene encoding peroxiredoxin-4 isoform X1 → MEAPQPLPAATTAAPNRSRRLLLLPLLLFLLPARDLRAWEAEERPRTREEECHFYAGGQVYPGEASRVSVADHSLHLSKAKISKPAPYWEGTAVINGEFKELKLTDYRGKYLVFFFYPLDFTFVCPTEIIAFGDRIEEFRSINTEVVACSVDSQFTHLAWINTPRRQGGLGPIKIPLLSDLTHQISKDYGVYLEDSGHTLRGLFIIDDKGILRQITLNDLPVGRSVDETLRLVQAFQYTDKHGEVCPAGWKPGSETIIPDPAGKLKYFDKLN, encoded by the exons ATGGAGGCGCCGCAGCCGCTGCCAGCCGCGACGACTGCAGCCCCCAACCGGAGCcgaaggctgctgctgctgccactacTGCTGTTCCTGCTGCCAGCCCGGGATCTGCgggcctgggaggcagaggagaggcccCGAACCCGTGAAGAGGAGTGCCACTTCTATGCGGGGGGACAAGTGTACCCGGGGGAGGCGTCCCGAGTTTCAGTCGCCGACCACTCCCTGCATCTCAGCAAAGCCAAGA ttTCCAAGCCAGCACCTTATTGGGAAGGAACAGCTGTGATAAACGGAGAATTTAAGGAGCTCAAGTTGACTGATTATCGTGGAAAATACCTGGTTTTTTTCTTCTACCCACTTGATTT caCTTTTGTGTGTCCAACTGAAATTATCGCCTTTGGTGATAGAATTGAAGAATTCAGATCCATAAACACTGAAGTGGTGGCATGCTCTGTCGATTCACAGTTTACCCATTTGGCCTG GATTAACACCCCTCGAAGACAAGGAGGACTTGGACCCATCAAGATTCCACTGCTTTCAGATTTGACCCACCAGATCTCAAAAGACTATGGTGTATATCTGGAAGACTCAGGCCACACTCTTAG AGGTCTCTTCATTATTGATGACAAAGGGATCCTAAGACAGATTACTCTGAATGATCTTCCTGTGGGTAGATCGGTGGATGAGACACTGCGTTTGGTTCAAGCATTCCAGTACACCGATAAACATGGAGAAG TGTGCCCTGCTGGATGGAAACCTGGGAGTGAAACA
- the PRDX4 gene encoding peroxiredoxin-4 isoform X2, which produces MEAPQPLPAATTAAPNRSRRLLLLPLLLFLLPARDLRAWEAEERPRTREEECHFYAGGQVYPGEASRVSVADHSLHLSKAKISKPAPYWEGTAVINGEFKELKLTDYRGKYLVFFFYPLDFTFVCPTEIIAFGDRIEEFRSINTEVVACSVDSQFTHLAWINTPRRQGGLGPIKIPLLSDLTHQISKDYGVYLEDSGHTLRGLFIIDDKGILRQITLNDLPVGRSVDETLRLVQAFQYTDKHGEVCPAGWKPGSETIKPEDAMKAWWPREEL; this is translated from the exons ATGGAGGCGCCGCAGCCGCTGCCAGCCGCGACGACTGCAGCCCCCAACCGGAGCcgaaggctgctgctgctgccactacTGCTGTTCCTGCTGCCAGCCCGGGATCTGCgggcctgggaggcagaggagaggcccCGAACCCGTGAAGAGGAGTGCCACTTCTATGCGGGGGGACAAGTGTACCCGGGGGAGGCGTCCCGAGTTTCAGTCGCCGACCACTCCCTGCATCTCAGCAAAGCCAAGA ttTCCAAGCCAGCACCTTATTGGGAAGGAACAGCTGTGATAAACGGAGAATTTAAGGAGCTCAAGTTGACTGATTATCGTGGAAAATACCTGGTTTTTTTCTTCTACCCACTTGATTT caCTTTTGTGTGTCCAACTGAAATTATCGCCTTTGGTGATAGAATTGAAGAATTCAGATCCATAAACACTGAAGTGGTGGCATGCTCTGTCGATTCACAGTTTACCCATTTGGCCTG GATTAACACCCCTCGAAGACAAGGAGGACTTGGACCCATCAAGATTCCACTGCTTTCAGATTTGACCCACCAGATCTCAAAAGACTATGGTGTATATCTGGAAGACTCAGGCCACACTCTTAG AGGTCTCTTCATTATTGATGACAAAGGGATCCTAAGACAGATTACTCTGAATGATCTTCCTGTGGGTAGATCGGTGGATGAGACACTGCGTTTGGTTCAAGCATTCCAGTACACCGATAAACATGGAGAAG TGTGCCCTGCTGGATGGAAACCTGGGAGTGAAACA